cattatgcttggagggagcattgcaaatcaatgatcgaaagtgagatttgtggtgcttgaggtcttttctgctagcaggtttctaaccattttaagaacctgccttagtggattttaaagatctcattatcctccaaagatcaaagcatattatgcataccattttctaatgcACAATGGAGTGAAACATTATGAATCATAAAATAAACCAGTAATTTTTTGAGTGCTTGTTTCAAGGTGCTACACTGCCATCTTTTTCTCAGCTTTGCCCTGGCCATGGGAAAGATCTATAAGACATAACTTATccagcaatggattcgcctGTTCAGGGGAAACGTGATGGTGAAAGTTACATCTTTATACAAAACTGCATTCGTATGTTATAGCCATTttattaagtgcctgtagtGTATTCCCCattacaaatcaatctttctgctgttaccactttgtagcactgtaacttctaAAGCTCTCAGCTTCTAGGGTTGGATTAATTAAGTTAAATtaaaactttggttgaccatttgCTTTGGTTATGCAAATAAAGGAaatgtaataaaacaaaaaaaaaagtgtgaacatatggggttcttgcagattcAGTTACATTTAGTAGAGTGATAGGGGAAACATGCCATTCACATGCAATACAAGAAGTTCCATAACCTCCCTCAGAAGTTTGGCCCACACTGCTGGTTACGTACATCAATTTACATTACCATGACTCCTACACACCAACATAAGCAAATGTCTACTGACTAATACAGCTTAGGTATCAGTGTTCCCTTGTAAGGACTAAACCTGCTAAGTAGGTGTGAAGCTTAATAAATTGTAACTAGACAGACAAGTCAAACAATTCTGTTTACAAAACATCACTATTGGCAGGCAAAGCAATAAGCTACCTACCTGGTATTGCTAATAGAACCATTGTCATGGATTCAATACATACAtctaccaagagtaaataatttacTCTTGCATCTACTAAGTAGAATATTTAAGAGCACTCCCTATATAGGACACAATGCAAAACACCCCATACAAAAATCACCCAGCCTCCACAGTGATCCAAATAAATGAAATGTATTGTGCAAACATAGAGAGTCCTAGAGGTTTGCTATCAAGTATTAGCATGTGTCACTGTGAACATACAGCACTTTACTGATATTTGGAAATATAGGGCCACTATCAGTTTGTAAATGAAATCATTTTTCTTCTGAAATTTACACATGAAATTTCCATTAAATGCATTTGATGACATCATCATACTTAGCCATGCTACCAGGAACATGGAAGGCTAAGAAACATGACATCAAAGGCAATAAATATGACATCAAAGATTTAATAAAATTACACAATTACCAGTGATGTAGGAGGTGGGACTGCAGTACCAGACAATATTGGATTAGTTGAGATTGGTCTTGCTGTAGAATTCTCTGCTCCAGGAACTACCTCACCTAACTCTTTCATTAGTGACAAGTACTGGATAAATACAACATAATTACATGAATTATTGAGAAGCAAAATACAATTAAGCTATTAGGTGAATTAGAATTACTGAGAATTAAGGAAGATGAATACAATTACAAAGACATGTGTGTTACTATGTGTAGAGAGATGTACAATGTGTGTACATACTTCACTATCCATTTTTGCTCTATCAGCCACACCCATGGAACCATTAGCAGTATCCACTGGATTTAGTGTTGATCTAATGGAACAATAAAAGTTGTTGACACACACCCAACACTGTGAATTCATATAGGTACACGGTATACACCTATGTATTCAGCCATGGACATaaaacacatactacacacacacacacacacacacacacacacacacacacacacacacacacacacacactagtgagagacccacaaaaattacacacacagacacacacttaCAGATCAATTTTGCAGTCAGAAGCAATATGTCCTCCACCCCCACAACGAGTACAAGTGATCTGTGATGTCAGTGAAGGAGCTTCGTATTCAGCAGATCCTTGCAGTCCACTCTTCCACCTAAAAATAATGTCCTGTGGTCGAAGAGTTCCATTCATTTGTGCCAGCTGCATCATCTGCATCTTCTTGATTTCATTCTCATTACCAGGGTTCTCAACACCTGACTGGACTATACTTTTCACCTACAATAGTGCAACAAGACAACATATCTAACAATGTCCTTGAACAAATCAACCAAGCATAGCCTACAAATATGACAAAGGGGGATGCACATAGAGAGAACAGCTTAATAAGAGTCTGAACATTCTAAAGATAAGTAGTTTCTATAATTTTATTTCTGCGAGGGTGAGTTCTCCATCTGATATTTCGGTTACCCAAATGTCAGGACAGTGAGACAAAACACCTATAAAACTGTGTCTTACCTTGTCTACACCAGCCTTGAGTGTCTCAGGAGTGTTAGCTGTGATGAGTGCGTGTAATGGTTCATCTTCACCTGGCTGAGGAATATTGCCTCTCTAAAGATGATGTTTATTAGTACTAAAGATTCTACAAGTAATTCACATACTTTTCCATCTTTCTGTGCTCCTTTGCCTCTTATCATTATTTTAGTATTAGTCTGTGAAGAGTTATTACATTAAATGAACAGCCAAAACATATCTAATAAATCTTACATCAGTTTCCAGCTGTTTCAAGGTGACACCCCTGCAATGGCAATCAATACAAGTTTATACCTGGTAACAGTAGCACAGTTTAACAATACCTTGGTCCGATAATTAGCCCAACAAAGTTTGTTTCTGGATGATCATCTTGTGGAATGTACACTCTATCTTCAAACTTTTTAGCAGGAGCCCTATGAGTACAAGCATGAACATAAACACAAAAAACCAACATAGAACACATACACCCCTTAAACTGTCTTTAGTTTGTTTTTCAGTGTACCCTTACAGCCTTACTTGTAATCTGCTGGAGGTTTATATTCAGGATTGATTGTCAATGCTTCTAGGATAAGTCTATGACGCTCATCTTCAAGTCTCTTCTTAACTCGAACCTCACGAGTGTTCAGCCTCTTTCCATCATAACTGTAAATTGGCTCTGGAGAAGGAGACCTAAAAACAATACACAAGAAGCTACCATTTTGATATTACAGTTACTTGTACTAAAAAAGTAAAGGTTTGCATTTAGTAAACAATTACAGCATACACATACACCAGGAAATGTTGTACGTAGCATTACAAACCTGTCAGCTGGATTAATTGGTATGCCAAGGTCTCCAGTACGAAGTCTTCGACTATTTTCCTCAATTTGAAGATGAACTAATCCAAACACACATGAAAATATGTAACTCATATTAACCATAAATAACTAACAATGACGTCATAATAGATTACTTACTCAGGTACATTCTTTGATGCTCTCCAGTTAAGTTCGAAGGTAAAACTGTTGGTAGACCAGGTATGATGGTCTTAGTCTCCTCAGTACCCCATCTTGATTTACGTCTCTTCTTTACTGGTTCATTTTCTTATATATTACCATATAAAAAAAATTGtcaattaatattattttcatacctGGAAAAAGTTGTGATGCAACTCTTTTTGCAGTTTCAATAGCCGCTAGTTTTTCTTCCTGAGTACCTTTGCCCCTTAGGGAAGGGTGAACGTTCCCTAATGGTGTCGCGTTTGCGCCAGTTGCCATGACTAATATATCTGTAGTGCGTTAATTGGAAACAATCAGAACATGTGCTGTTACACTTTTAACACAAATATATTGTTACATTTAAACACAAATATATTCCGACCTGGGTAATAAATATACTGCTACATAAATAACTATGTCCCTTGAGAATTTATTATGATCAGTTCTCGGATCAGTTTTTTTTTACCCGAAGGGGATAAAACTTTAGGAATAGACTAACGTCCAAGTGTATACGATAGACACTTATTCCGTCTCAATTCACATATATTTATCATTTAAAACGACTCACCGTATGTGCGGTCTCCCGCTCTTCCTCTCACAACAAAAATACAACTAAATTTACGGAAGTTTTTTTTTAGATTACTGGAGAGGGCGATCTAAGTCTTCTGGCTCGACATCTAATCTGGTTGAACTTGTAGTATTTTATGGCTGCAGAACCGAGTAAAGCATCATCTCCGGCCAGGTCTCCGGACACCTACACTACGCAACCTCCTCAGCCCAGAGAGAAGGAACCGGGTCAACTAGAGAAGTGGCAAGTTGACCAGTATTTCGAGAAAGGTTACGTTTTGGTTCCTAATGTTTTCACTCCTGAAGAACTAGAGCCTATTAAAGAATGTATTAACGGACTGGTTGATGATCTCGCTAACAAGCTGTTTGCTGCTGGTAAAATTGATGACAAATGCGAAAAGGCTGGGTTTTATGAACGGCTTACATTATTGGAGAAACAGTTCCCTGGTACTGCAGTTCTACTTCATAAGATTGGTGTGTTACCTACCGCTTTCCAAACCCTCTGGACAAATGAACGTTTACTGAACATTGTAGAGCAGTTTATTGGTCCCAATATTGCTGGCCATCCTGTTTGGAATCTACGCACCAAGACTCCGTACAACGAGCAGGTGACAGTACCGTGGCACCAAGATAATGGCTACTTGGAAGAAACATGCAATGGAACATTACTTGCAACAGCATGGATTCCACTTCTTGATACTAATGCTAATAATGGGTGCATGCAGGTGGTGTCAGAAGGACACAAACTAGGAATGACTGCCAAACACACATGTTGTGCAGGTGGCACTTGGTACATTGATCTAAGTGAAGAAGAGATGGTGAAGACATTAGGTGTTGACTTGGATAAAGATGTGATCACCTGTGAAGTCCCATATGGAGGGGTCCTGTTCATTAACAACTGTGTACCCCATAGGAGTCTGGAGAACCACTCTGATAAGATACGTTGGAGCTTAGATCTGAGATGGCAGGATCCGTCAAAACCGAATGGCTTTAAGATGAAAGAATGTGTTGTCATGCGTAAAGCAGATGATCCTAACTATGTCATTGATTGGAGCAAGTTTGCCAACCTCAACCGGACGACACTACAAGAGAAAGAGATGGGCAGAGTTAGTATAGACGAGTTTGACACGACATTGTATGGTCCATGGATGAAGAGATGGGAGATTGTCCACCATAATAAGCACACTAAGGCACATGAAGCTCATGAAAATAGTCTGAGTAAGTTAGCAGACTAACTAATGCTTCTAATTTGTATTGTGACACTAATAAGAATTGTATATGCTGGCATGCATTTGccatgaatttttatttttgctaCTATATATTTCAAATTGGTTGTACCAATGATACTTTAATGGCTATAGAGTGGCGAGGACCCATGGGATTTAATTTCTTAGTAGACAGTGATGAGAGGAGGTAAGATAGTGGTCTGTCCACCACATTACCATGCACTAGTGCtgagcaatttttactattcaattattctttaagcatgaATAAACTAATATCTTTGTTGGGCAGTAAGGTAAAGCctgagagctatttctatctcttCCAAAATGGAATTTTTCAGTATGAATATGCACAATTTCTAGGTTGGCTTTATTCATCTGATCACAGCTTAGCTACTACTAGTATTCTCTGCATGATGTTCACTTGTGACACTTGCATGGTCACCTTTATAGTGCATCAGAACACACTTGCATTACAGTTTACGTGAAATTACTGAATTGGGTGTGGCCGTTACTAGAACAAAGGGCGAGACAAAGGGTTAGATGGCGGCAGAGCCGAGTAGAGCAGCATCTCCTGCGAAGTCCCCGGAAACTTACACTACGCAACCTCCTCAGCCTAAAGAGAAGAAACCGGGCCAACTGGAGAAGTGGCAGGTAGACCAGTTCTTCGAAAAAGGTTACGTGTTGGTTCCCAATTTTTTCACTCATGAAGAGCTAGACCCGGTTAAAGACGCCATCAGCGAACTTGTTGATGCTCTAGCTAACAAGCTGTTTGCCGGAGGAAAAATTGACGATAAATGCGAGAAGGCTGGCTTTTATCAACGACTTATTTTGCTGGAGAAACAGTTTCCAGGAACTGCAGTTCTACTTCACAAGTTGGGAATTTTACCGCCTGCCTTCCAAGCTCTGTGGTCAAATGAACGTTTACTAAATGTAATAGAGCAATTTATTGGTCCTGATATTGCTGGCCATCCTGTTTGGAACCTACGCACTAAGACTCCACGTAATGAACAAGTCACGGTACCATGGCATCAAGATAATGCTTACTTGGATGAGTCATGTTTGCAGACCTTGCAGCCAACAGCATGGATTCCACTTCTTGATACTAATGCTAATAATGGGTGCATGCAGGTGGTGTCAGAAGGACACAAACTAGGAATGACTGCCAAACACACATGTTGTGCAGGTGGCACTTGGTATGTTGATCTGAGTGAAGAAGAGATGGTGAAGACACTAGGTGTTGACTTGGATAAAGATGTGGCTACCTGTGAAGTCCCATATGGAGGGGTCCTGTTCATTAACAACTGTATACCTCATAGGAGTCTGGAGAATCACTCTGACAAGACACGGTGGAGCTTAGATCTGAGGTGGCAAAATCCAACAAAGCCAAATGGATTTCATGGCTTGAAGGAATGTGTTGTCATGCGCAAGGCAGATGACCCTAACTATGTTATTGATTGGAGCAAGTTTGCAAACACTGATCGGGCGAAACTGCAAGCTAAGGAGATGGGCAAGGAAATTGACGATGACTTTAACGCAGCAATATATGGTCCATGGATGAGACGTTGGGAGATAGTCCAccacaacaaacacacaaagGCACACATTGCTCATCTCAATGACCCTGGCAGTTCTTGGCACGCCTAATAACTTGGTTTTGAAGTGACTTTATTGTTACTGCAAATTTTTGTGGGCACTTGCTCACGCTGTAAAATTTTTATTACGGCATAATATGCCTTTTATTTTTTGATATTGTTATAAATGTCTAAATTACACATTATTTCTTGTGAAGACACTTATTTGTAAAGGTTCGAGACGTAAGGTACAATCTACCAAGTTTCACTGTAAATTTTGGTGTAACCCATATTTGCTTGCATTGCTGCATACCTAGCTTACATGCTGCATTAGAAATTATGTCAATGTATACCATTTAGAAATGACTAAAGTACATGTAGCTGTACCATGAAGCTTCTTTTCAAGCACCTGGTCATGCATGGTAAGCTTGCTTGCTACAGTCAGCATATGGAGAACTGAACAAGTCAcagtattctattagaacatacaaTTCATATAAAAAATGCATTTAGCAATGCATAATATTAGGTATGGTTGGTAGTGTAAGTTAGCAGAGCTTGATCGTCATCAAATTCTAAGTATGAAGTTGAAGTCAACGTCAAGGATGTTCCCTCATAGGTAGGACCAATATCAAATCTCTTGTTTTTCCTGTATCTGAAAAGTAAACACATTTTATGGacagcatacacacacacctttTCTGGAACATTTGCTGAattttttcacccagaaatcTTCTCCAAAGTTTCACCAGCAACAGCATGCAAAATATGACCAATGGAAGGTAGTAAAATGGTATCAAGATTTTGGCCTGCTCACTTAACCTGTGAACTTCTCCACATTCATCAATATACACCGTTGATGAGGAGTCATCGTGAGATTGTAAATCCTGAAATAACAATGATATATTGTAACAATTACAACAGCCATCACTAATGTCTATTAGCAATGTACACATGCCTTGAAACACTTGATTGCTTCATTAGAGACACTGTACAGCTTGTGGATAGTTTTTCAGTAAGCTTCGTGCATTGAGTACCTTAAATTGTTCAGTTGATGATATCATCAGTAGCAACAGAATATCCACCATAGTGAACACTTCCATTAGGTTAACACTGAGACAATGATATGGTTGTAGGAATGCATAAATCATCACGGTACACATTGCTAGTAGCAACACGGGACCCTGTTAGTCACACAGTATGAAGTAAATGTTGTGTAACTGGTGTGTACATACCAAATTTCCTGGTGCTatcattataaaaataatgaataagTATCTTCTGGACAGCTCAACTGAAGACCACCACTTGCAATCAGAAGCAAAAGAGTCAACCAACTTCCTAGACATTGAAACTGCCCAGTGTCTCTAAAGATAACAAGTTACACCAATTAACTGACTAGCAATAATGACACTTACCTTGATAACCTTTAATATGACACATGTAATGAATGCACACAATAGCACACCAAATGTCAAGACTATTATAGCTATGATAGCTAATGGAGCATGTCCTCCTGTAAAACACTTGACTGTACCATCATGATACCATCTCTATAACAACAACTATCATAATACAGGAGAGACTAAAATAATGATGATGTATGACTGTACCAGGTGTTTATTTCCATTGGAATCCTTCAGTATAGGACAATTTAGAATAGATACAGAAGTATTTATAACATCTGTAGACAATAGCATTATCAGTAGCCACAAACCACTCCATGATAGACGCAAGTTCTTTGCAACTTTAAATTTCCTACATATTAAATGATAATAAATTGACTACATACGCACACTATAAAAGCACATACCTGTTAGCAGTGTAGAGAATTGtagaaataattattgttagcACAAATGGTATATATCTAAAAGTGTAAGAGGCTAATGCTGTCATTCCAGAATAGAGGCAGAAGTCATATGGGAAATACAAGCTGGCTGCACTGCTGATGTAGCGTAGCTGCAAAACATCATCAAAATTCAAACACGAGCTACAGAAATCACAACTAACATAAGGCTGGACAGCTCTGAATGTCACTGGAAAATACTCAGCCAAGTAGGGTGCAATCTGTGTGAACAgtacatgtgtaaatatgtacaCAACATCAAGGATACTATTTCTAGTAATGTTACactcacgcatgcacacacatacgcgtgcgcacgcacgcacgcacgcacgcacgcacacacacacaacatacctACTtacatacacactcacacacacacctacttactacacactcacacacacacacttacatacACACTGACGTTCACACGcacacataaatacatacatacacatatgaATATATGTACCTGCAAGTAAAACAGGAATGGATACAGCCAAGATGGTAATGACAATGACAGCAACAGTACGACCAAGATGATGATAATATTGACTATAACTGTATACAGTGTTAATATTTGCTATACACGTTAAGCATCACTGACCCAATCCAATAATCAGAAGTACATTCTCATTACCACATGTGACACATTTGTTGAGTAGTACACTCACTCCTTTTGGTTGACGACACCTGCCACATAAGTAACCTGAAATTACAACAAACACATTAATAAATTACAAGTGTATTGCAAATGTATACCTTCTCTGTCACAAACACACTGAGAGTTCCTATCATCATAGTCATACACACTAGTACACACATCAGAGTCATTGAGTTTAGTACACTGGCAATAGCCTGGTGGACAATGGTAGTACTCTAGCATGCCATTCACTTTTCCAGTGTCTATATAAAGAGCCCAAAGGTCTTCCTACAATGacaaagtgtactgtatttcaaAATATAGGTAGTATACCTCCAGTATTATCTTGCTTTCCTGTGGCAGACACTCAACAATGTTCCCATCATTATCATTTCCACAAATACACTTGTATTCATCAGTGGCATTTATAGTGGCATTTATTTCATTTAACACATGTCCAGGAGGACAAGGTCTCATTGTCAAGTTGAAGTTATGCACTCGATAGTGAACCAACTAAACATGTACAAATACAACATTTGAATGTAACCATAAAATGGGCATTCTGCACAAGTTCTTACTGAAGACTGTGTTCTTAATGATGATACTTCAATTGAGTGGTCAGTTCTTAGAATACTACTGGGAACACCTCCTAGTGCCTTCACATTATATTGAATCGAAAATGTTGACTCAATGGGACGTACTGTACGAGCTGAAGGGCTAAACTCAAATGAGATTCCCTATCATAAAAAGTAAATATATAGCGGCTACGTGAAAATGCACATACAGAAATCTGCTGGTAAGATAAACCAGTTGAAATCCTGTATGATTCTGAAGTAGGAAAGTTCTGCTCATCATATGACAGTAAAGTTAGCTGAGTGACTTCCCCTGGATAAGAAGAGACCTGTTGGGTAAAATGAATATCTACAGTACAAGTAATAAATGCATTACTACATACACTTTTATTTTGTATAACAAAATCATAGGCTGGTGTTTGTAGTGAAAATGACTTGTTCAACGAATCTGAAGAAACTTGGCCAGAATTTACATTCCCATCACTACATAAAGAGGGCACTGGTTACTATACATAATGTAACACTGATGTTGTCTTACCCGTATGTGACAAAAGGTGAACGTAACATGTTTCCAAGGTCAAAGTAAGGTGGGGAATAAGAGTACCATGAGCATAGACCAAGCCTGTTTGCATACATGGCTGATCCTACAATAGCTTTATTCCCCACAAACTTCATAGACACCTGTTGTAAAATGTGATGTAGCaaagtacaaaaaaaagttgtaattcAGTAGTATTACCTGCTTCCATTCATTAGGTGGGACAAAGCGGTTAGAATATTGCAGAAAGCAACGTGAGTTGAAGAAGCTGTTTTCAAAAACTGGTAGAATGTTCAGATTTTCTACCACAATGGAAGCTCCTAGCCTGAAataataaatacaatacacatgaaTCATTTATATCAGGAGTTATATTACCCTCCTGAGTTGTTGATGAACTGAAAGTGCGTCCCCGCATCAAGGTACATTTGACTAAATGATCTCAAGAACAAAGCACCACCATCAAATCCAAAAGCATTATTGCCAATAAACCTTACGTTGCCACGGAAATTCAGAGTACTAGAAACAGCCTGTAATAGATAAATGGACAATTTGTGTTGTGATAAAATTGTCTTCTTAGTTCTTACTAAAATCACAGGCCCTCGGTGATTAGTGAAAGTAACATTCTCAAAATGAGCAGCGTAATGCAGAATAGCAACTGCACCACCTCTGTTACCAAAATTGTTGTTGAATTCACTGCAAGAAATCATGAAATCATTACAAAACAATCAACTTTTAACACATATAAGTCACTTGCTTACCAGTTCACAAACACAAATGGGTCATAATGCTGTCTGCTGCCAAAATAATTGTATGAAATAATATCAACAGCACCGGCATAATTGCTtgcattattattgttaaaCTTGCACAATTCCATTCTGATGTAATTATTGGAGTAGCCGTGATATGATGGAAATATGTGCAGCCCACCAGCCAAGTCAGCTGAGTTGCCGTCAAATATACAATTGTAGAAAACACCATTAAATCTTGTTTGGTTAATTGTATGTCCAAAATTTCCAAAATTTACTGCCCCTGCACCACGTAAGGCAGTGTTATTGATAAATGTGTTATTCCCAAACACATAAGTTTGGTTACCAACTTCTTCATTTATAAACTGGTATAATCCTCCACCATAATTGCTAGCAAAATTGTTGATAAATTTACTATTATTAACTACAACATTAACCGGGACACTAGTTTTGATTAGAATGGACAGGCCCCCTCCACGACCAGAAAATACTTCTCTTGCCAGTACGACAGTTGTTGTGGAACTCAACTTAGTAGGTGGGATGGCACTGTTGTTCTTAAACACACAATTGTTTACAAGCACATCAACGTAATTTATTGTGGCTAGTCTCTCATTGTATCCAATAGATAGGCCACCTCCATTGCTTTGAAACTG
The nucleotide sequence above comes from Dysidea avara chromosome 3, odDysAvar1.4, whole genome shotgun sequence. Encoded proteins:
- the LOC136249535 gene encoding phytanoyl-CoA dioxygenase domain-containing protein 1 homolog; this translates as MAAEPSRAASPAKSPETYTTQPPQPKEKKPGQLEKWQVDQFFEKGYVLVPNFFTHEELDPVKDAISELVDALANKLFAGGKIDDKCEKAGFYQRLILLEKQFPGTAVLLHKLGILPPAFQALWSNERLLNVIEQFIGPDIAGHPVWNLRTKTPRNEQVTVPWHQDNAYLDESCLQTLQPTAWIPLLDTNANNGCMQVVSEGHKLGMTAKHTCCAGGTWYVDLSEEEMVKTLGVDLDKDVATCEVPYGGVLFINNCIPHRSLENHSDKTRWSLDLRWQNPTKPNGFHGLKECVVMRKADDPNYVIDWSKFANTDRAKLQAKEMGKEIDDDFNAAIYGPWMRRWEIVHHNKHTKAHIAHLNDPGSSWHA
- the LOC136249530 gene encoding splicing factor 1-like isoform X1, which produces MATGANATPLGNVHPSLRGKGTQEEKLAAIETAKRVASQLFPENEPVKKRRKSRWGTEETKTIIPGLPTVLPSNLTGEHQRMYLIHLQIEENSRRLRTGDLGIPINPADRSPSPEPIYSYDGKRLNTREVRVKKRLEDERHRLILEALTINPEYKPPADYKAPAKKFEDRVYIPQDDHPETNFVGLIIGPRGVTLKQLETDTNTKIMIRGKGAQKDGKRGNIPQPGEDEPLHALITANTPETLKAGVDKVKSIVQSGVENPGNENEIKKMQMMQLAQMNGTLRPQDIIFRWKSGLQGSAEYEAPSLTSQITCTRCGGGGHIASDCKIDLSTLNPVDTANGSMGVADRAKMDSEYLSLMKELGEVVPGAENSTARPISTNPILSGTAVPPPTSLSTGMVVNSAASTDPAAIAAVTAVPFMPFPIPGQGDHVTNFPMFGAIPWGGALLPVPPGPTLPTTSGDSSASPWQQGAGMPAFGAGLLPPPFGFPPFPNMMPGAPPPPPPDPAPPVNAAPPTSGPPGTSTALPPPPGTGKGLLPVPGTVPPPPGT
- the LOC136249532 gene encoding uncharacterized protein is translated as MAAEPSKASSPARSPDTYTTQPPQPREKEPGQLEKWQVDQYFEKGYVLVPNVFTPEELEPIKECINGLVDDLANKLFAAGKIDDKCEKAGFYERLTLLEKQFPGTAVLLHKIGVLPTAFQTLWTNERLLNIVEQFIGPNIAGHPVWNLRTKTPYNEQVTVPWHQDNGYLEETCNGTLLATAWIPLLDTNANNGCMQVVSEGHKLGMTAKHTCCAGGTWYIDLSEEEMVKTLGVDLDKDVITCEVPYGGVLFINNCVPHRSLENHSDKIRWSLDLRWQDPSKPNGFKMKECVVMRKADDPNYVIDWSKFANLNRTTLQEKEMGRVSIDEFDTTLYGPWMKRWEIVHHNKHTKAHEAHENSLSKLAD
- the LOC136249530 gene encoding splicing factor 1-like isoform X2 produces the protein MATGANATPLGNVHPSLRGKGTQEEKLAAIETAKRVASQLFPENEPVKKRRKSRWGTEETKTIIPGLPTVLPSNLTGEHQRMYLIHLQIEENSRRLRTGDLGIPINPADRSPSPEPIYSYDGKRLNTREVRVKKRLEDERHRLILEALTINPEYKPPADYKAPAKKFEDRVYIPQDDHPETNFVGLIIGPRGVTLKQLETDTNTKIMIRGKGAQKDGKRGNIPQPGEDEPLHALITANTPETLKAGVDKVKSIVQSGVENPGNENEIKKMQMMQLAQMNGTLRPQDIIFRWKSGLQGSAEYEAPSLTSQITCTRCGGGGHIASDCKIDLSTLNPVDTANGSMGVADRAKMDSEYLSLMKELGEVVPGAENSTARPISTNPILSGTAVPPPTSLSTGMVVNSAASTDPAAIAAVTAVPFMPFPIPGQVPMFGAIPWGGALLPVPPGPTLPTTSGDSSASPWQQGAGMPAFGAGLLPPPFGFPPFPNMMPGAPPPPPPDPAPPVNAAPPTSGPPGTSTALPPPPGTGKGLLPVPGTVPPPPGT